A stretch of the Massilia sp. W12 genome encodes the following:
- a CDS encoding amino acid adenylation domain-containing protein encodes MNQDLQQRLSRLTPQQLALLQQKLAKGGAAPAAPADPAADWIAAHPLADGVRIEQAPQQQRLWFYERMQAQAGAYHLYQILQLHGALDVAALQGALQDMAQRHDALRLAFTEEDGRPLVWRAAQVTIGLQEFDLRQLAPSVQQARALQMAQEASRIPFDLSQPGLMRAQLLTLGAQEFVLILVFHHIVLDGWALNLYVQEFFACYHARQQGRQADLPPAGMAYSDWLHWQSSAAQQAQRQEQTAWWLQTLQGCPAYLSLPFDQAPARESRMRGARHNFTLEASLQSKLQEFANAHGLTMFMLYSSAFALLLARLCGQQDVVLGTPLANRDQARQQSMLGMLANTLALRFQMEDDPDCLTFLARAKAHFLEAWQRGAAPLEEIVDGLRPERIAGRAPLVQALFVISPPASGQRNEDGMRITTINPGMHVARFELTLSMESGAQGWLCAFDYDIDLFDGASIERMAQQWQTLLHSMLAQPDCAISRLPLLPPEQQTALLALGDGGPALDGPAQCLHELLPQAAARTPQAIALVDGARSWTYARLYAEVRTLAAHLQAAGGAPQQRIAFIADRSAEAVLALLAIGAVGAAYVPLDGSLPAQRLQFMLEDSGASLLLHNQAGAASAAATGVALLSIENALRSAPACDYQAPPLAAGSCAYVIYTSGSSGQPKGVMLSHAQVMNLVRGFAARHPFANQRLLMIPPLMFDASVGDLFPVIASSATLVLHPAPQTLNAAALQAFCQQQQVTAIDAPAALWRRWTDDLAALPAPRLPGLQLLMFGGEAVSLELVQRFAALTGQRVLLANHYGPTEAAVCATMQSTVDGAGLPAGELSIGTPLPGVRIYILDAHGQLVPQGAVGELCIAGAGVALGYLGLPEQNAQRFCADPFTPGARMYKSGDLARFSSAGRLHFIGRRDHQVKLRGFRIELGEIEHAANSCAGVQAAIAGVCEIKPGDQRLALWYVGAPAQNELRSELAQRLPQAMLPALFLQMAALPLTNNGKIDRRALPQPGADSLPPRSLLAPASAAEADLLAIWRDLLNLQEISCDDDFFAIGGDSLMTLPLAARIRQHFAIEFPVARIFSASSIVRMAQEIQAIASGEAQDAGFHTPIVLEQDIDPAQAQPARSGQAARRALVSGATGFLGAWLVRRLLDDSALQIQCLVRAENPEKGLQRIIANLQSYDLWRADRAQQDAARLEIIAGDLSLPMLGLSDASFSRLAQECDLIFHNGGQVNFLAPYEHMAAANVEGTRAILRLACSGHIKPLHFVSTLGVYFNQHYLSDSVRENSAPPLQAPQAGGYNQSKWAAESLVLQARARGLPCAIHRPARITGDSVSGAANASDYFSAWIKGCLQLGMLPVEENDSFDMIPVDFVAGAIVGMALQGKGLAQGQEGGGNWHYYNAQRLPVSQAAHALQQAGYQLPHASYAEWRLALQSAPRSNPLAVFAALYPETPDLREPEFDCRTTFALCAELGLHCPPADAPLFLRTLRFLQSHGALPHTAQEQTA; translated from the coding sequence ATGAACCAGGATTTGCAACAACGACTGTCCCGTTTAACACCGCAGCAACTGGCTTTGCTGCAACAAAAGCTGGCCAAAGGCGGGGCCGCGCCGGCAGCCCCGGCAGACCCCGCCGCCGACTGGATTGCGGCCCATCCGCTGGCTGACGGGGTGCGCATTGAACAAGCTCCGCAACAGCAGCGCCTGTGGTTTTACGAACGCATGCAAGCGCAGGCCGGCGCCTATCATCTGTACCAGATTTTGCAGCTGCATGGCGCGCTCGATGTGGCCGCCTTACAAGGTGCGCTGCAGGACATGGCGCAACGGCACGACGCCTTGCGTTTAGCCTTTACGGAAGAAGATGGCCGCCCCCTGGTGTGGCGTGCGGCGCAAGTGACGATCGGTTTGCAGGAATTTGATTTGCGCCAGCTCGCGCCCTCAGTGCAACAGGCGCGCGCTTTGCAAATGGCGCAAGAAGCCAGCCGGATTCCCTTTGATCTGTCACAACCGGGCTTAATGCGCGCGCAATTGCTGACGCTTGGCGCACAAGAATTTGTGCTGATCCTGGTGTTTCATCACATCGTGCTGGATGGCTGGGCGCTGAATCTGTATGTGCAGGAATTTTTCGCCTGCTATCACGCCCGCCAGCAAGGCCGGCAAGCGGATTTGCCGCCCGCCGGCATGGCCTATTCCGATTGGCTGCACTGGCAAAGCAGCGCTGCGCAACAAGCACAGCGGCAAGAGCAGACCGCCTGGTGGTTGCAAACCTTGCAAGGCTGTCCGGCTTATCTGAGCTTGCCGTTTGATCAGGCCCCGGCGCGCGAGTCGCGCATGCGCGGCGCCCGGCATAACTTTACGCTGGAGGCGTCTCTGCAAAGCAAATTGCAGGAATTCGCGAACGCGCATGGACTGACCATGTTCATGCTGTATTCCAGCGCCTTTGCGCTGTTGCTCGCGCGCCTGTGCGGGCAGCAGGATGTGGTGCTGGGCACGCCGCTGGCCAATCGCGATCAAGCGCGCCAGCAAAGCATGCTGGGCATGCTGGCGAATACCCTGGCCTTGCGTTTTCAAATGGAAGACGATCCCGACTGCCTGACCTTCCTGGCGCGCGCCAAAGCGCATTTCCTGGAAGCATGGCAACGCGGCGCGGCCCCGCTGGAAGAGATTGTGGATGGCCTGCGGCCAGAGCGGATTGCCGGCCGCGCCCCGCTGGTGCAAGCGCTGTTCGTCATCAGTCCGCCAGCCTCGGGGCAGCGCAATGAGGACGGCATGCGGATTACCACCATCAATCCGGGCATGCATGTGGCGCGCTTTGAACTCACCCTCAGTATGGAATCTGGCGCACAAGGCTGGCTGTGCGCGTTTGACTACGATATCGATCTGTTTGACGGCGCCAGCATCGAACGCATGGCGCAGCAATGGCAAACCCTGTTGCACAGCATGCTGGCGCAGCCGGATTGCGCAATTTCGCGCCTGCCTCTGCTGCCGCCTGAGCAGCAAACTGCGTTGCTGGCGCTGGGCGATGGCGGGCCGGCGCTGGACGGGCCGGCGCAATGTCTGCATGAATTGCTGCCGCAGGCGGCGGCCCGCACGCCGCAGGCGATTGCGCTGGTGGATGGCGCACGCAGCTGGACTTACGCCAGGCTGTATGCCGAGGTGCGCACGCTGGCGGCGCATCTGCAAGCCGCCGGCGGCGCGCCGCAGCAGCGCATCGCCTTTATCGCCGACCGCAGCGCGGAAGCGGTGTTGGCGCTGCTGGCGATTGGCGCGGTGGGCGCCGCCTATGTGCCGCTGGATGGCAGCCTGCCGGCGCAACGTTTGCAATTCATGCTGGAAGATAGCGGCGCCAGCCTGCTGTTGCACAATCAGGCCGGAGCCGCCAGCGCCGCCGCCACTGGCGTGGCGCTGCTGTCGATTGAAAACGCGCTGCGCAGTGCGCCAGCCTGCGATTACCAGGCCCCGCCGCTGGCCGCCGGATCTTGCGCGTATGTGATTTACACCTCCGGCTCCAGCGGCCAGCCCAAGGGCGTGATGTTAAGCCATGCCCAGGTGATGAATCTGGTGCGCGGCTTTGCGGCCCGCCATCCTTTCGCCAACCAGCGCCTGCTGATGATTCCGCCGCTGATGTTTGACGCCTCGGTGGGCGATCTGTTTCCCGTCATCGCCAGCAGCGCGACGCTGGTTTTGCACCCGGCCCCGCAAACCTTAAACGCAGCCGCCTTGCAAGCGTTCTGCCAGCAACAGCAAGTGACGGCGATTGACGCGCCGGCGGCTTTGTGGCGGCGCTGGACCGACGATTTAGCCGCCCTGCCCGCGCCGCGTCTGCCCGGTTTGCAATTGCTGATGTTTGGCGGCGAAGCGGTCTCGCTGGAACTGGTGCAGCGCTTTGCCGCCCTGACCGGACAGCGGGTATTGCTGGCGAATCATTATGGCCCGACGGAAGCGGCGGTGTGCGCCACCATGCAAAGCACGGTGGACGGGGCCGGGCTGCCGGCGGGCGAATTGTCCATCGGCACGCCGCTGCCAGGGGTGCGGATTTATATTCTGGATGCGCATGGCCAGCTGGTGCCGCAAGGCGCTGTGGGCGAATTGTGCATCGCCGGCGCCGGCGTGGCGCTGGGTTATCTTGGCTTGCCGGAACAAAATGCGCAGCGTTTTTGCGCCGATCCCTTCACGCCCGGCGCGCGCATGTACAAAAGCGGCGACCTGGCGCGCTTTAGCAGCGCGGGCCGGCTGCACTTCATCGGGCGGCGCGATCATCAAGTCAAATTGCGCGGTTTTCGCATTGAGCTGGGTGAAATCGAGCATGCGGCAAACAGCTGCGCCGGGGTGCAGGCGGCAATCGCCGGGGTTTGCGAGATCAAACCGGGCGACCAGCGTTTGGCGCTGTGGTATGTCGGCGCGCCGGCGCAAAACGAGTTGCGCAGCGAGTTGGCGCAACGTTTGCCGCAAGCCATGCTGCCTGCGCTGTTTTTGCAAATGGCTGCGCTGCCCCTGACGAATAACGGCAAAATCGACCGCCGCGCCCTGCCGCAACCGGGCGCCGACAGTCTGCCGCCGCGCAGCCTGCTGGCCCCGGCCAGCGCCGCCGAAGCGGATTTGCTCGCGATCTGGCGCGATTTGCTGAATCTGCAGGAAATCAGCTGCGATGATGATTTTTTCGCCATCGGCGGCGATTCGCTGATGACCTTGCCGCTGGCGGCCAGGATCCGCCAGCATTTCGCCATCGAATTTCCGGTGGCGCGCATTTTCAGCGCTTCCAGCATTGTCCGCATGGCGCAGGAAATCCAGGCCATCGCCAGCGGTGAGGCGCAAGATGCCGGCTTTCACACCCCCATCGTGCTGGAGCAGGATATCGATCCCGCCCAAGCGCAGCCGGCGCGCAGCGGCCAGGCCGCACGCCGCGCCCTGGTCAGCGGCGCCACCGGCTTTCTTGGAGCCTGGCTGGTGCGCCGTCTGCTGGATGACAGCGCTTTGCAGATTCAATGTCTGGTGCGTGCGGAAAACCCGGAAAAAGGCTTGCAACGCATCATCGCCAATTTGCAAAGTTACGACTTGTGGCGCGCCGACAGGGCGCAGCAGGATGCGGCGCGGCTGGAAATCATCGCCGGCGATTTGAGCCTGCCCATGCTGGGCTTGTCTGATGCAAGCTTCAGCCGCCTGGCGCAGGAATGCGATTTGATTTTCCATAACGGCGGCCAGGTCAACTTCCTCGCGCCTTATGAGCATATGGCGGCGGCGAATGTGGAAGGCACGCGCGCCATTCTCCGCTTAGCCTGCAGCGGGCATATCAAACCCTTGCACTTTGTCTCCACCCTCGGGGTGTATTTCAATCAGCATTATTTGTCAGACAGCGTGCGCGAAAACAGCGCGCCGCCGCTGCAGGCGCCGCAGGCTGGCGGCTATAACCAGAGCAAATGGGCGGCGGAAAGTCTGGTGTTGCAAGCGCGCGCACGCGGCTTGCCATGTGCGATTCACCGCCCGGCGCGCATCACCGGCGACAGCGTCAGCGGGGCCGCGAATGCCAGCGATTATTTCAGCGCCTGGATCAAAGGTTGCCTGCAATTGGGCATGCTGCCGGTGGAGGAAAACGACAGCTTTGACATGATTCCGGTCGATTTTGTGGCCGGCGCGATTGTCGGCATGGCCTTGCAGGGCAAGGGCTTGGCGCAGGGACAGGAAGGTGGCGGCAATTGGCATTATTACAATGCGCAACGGCTGCCGGTGAGCCAAGCCGCGCACGCCCTGCAGCAAGCCGGCTATCAACTGCCGCACGCCAGCTATGCCGAATGGCGGCTGGCCCTGCAAAGCGCGCCGCGCAGCAATCCGCTGGCGGTGTTTGCCGCACTGTACCCGGAAACGCCGGATCTGCGCGAACCGGAATTCGATTGCCGCACCACCTTTGCGCTATGCGCTGAACTCGGTTTGCACTGCCCGCCGGCGGATGCGCCGCTGTTCCTGCGCACATTGCGCTTTTTACAATCCCATGGCGCACTGCCGCACACAGCACAGGAGCAAACGGCATGA
- a CDS encoding MFS transporter, producing MNTLAGLRNFLLIWSGQLVSSVGSRLSSFALGIWVLKTTGSTSKFALIFVCMAIPAVLLSPFAGALVDRWDRRKTMMLCDLSCSVLMLGQAALLAAGALELWHIYLGAALAALANAFHAPAYLASVPLLASNEQLTRANGLIQTTEAVAMIAGPLLAGVLVSMMSVQGVLLIDGLTFLAAVFALSMARVPRPPAAPQPADSLYREAAAGFAYVRQQRGLLGLLGVFGVSNFLFAIASILITPLVLSFATEIQLGEQFAIGGAGLFLGGLFMTISGGFKQRARAALAFYCIAGLALALHGVAANFWLVCGMGFVFFLTLPIINASFASVWQSKIAPHMLGRCFAIQRVLSESAMPVGYVLAGPLAENWFDPMLQPGGALAASVGAVIGVGAGRGVGLIFIVLGLAMLLTAMLALAQPAIRSVDQLPDQAPPDDAADSARASPA from the coding sequence ATGAATACTCTGGCCGGCTTACGTAATTTCTTACTCATCTGGAGCGGCCAGCTGGTTTCCAGCGTCGGCTCGCGCCTGTCTTCATTCGCGCTCGGCATCTGGGTCTTAAAAACCACTGGCTCCACCTCAAAATTCGCCCTGATTTTTGTCTGCATGGCGATTCCGGCGGTGCTCCTGTCGCCCTTTGCCGGGGCCTTGGTTGACCGCTGGGACAGACGCAAAACCATGATGCTGTGCGATCTGAGTTGCAGCGTGCTGATGTTGGGGCAGGCCGCCTTGCTGGCGGCCGGCGCGCTCGAACTCTGGCATATCTATCTGGGTGCGGCGCTGGCGGCGTTAGCCAACGCGTTTCATGCGCCGGCCTATCTGGCCTCGGTGCCGCTGCTGGCCAGCAATGAGCAATTAACGCGCGCAAATGGTTTGATTCAAACCACCGAAGCGGTGGCGATGATCGCCGGCCCCCTGCTGGCCGGGGTGCTGGTGAGCATGATGAGCGTGCAAGGCGTGCTCTTGATCGACGGTTTGACATTCCTGGCCGCTGTCTTCGCGCTGTCGATGGCGCGGGTGCCGCGTCCGCCGGCGGCGCCGCAGCCGGCAGACAGCCTGTATCGCGAAGCCGCCGCCGGATTTGCCTATGTGCGGCAACAGCGCGGCCTGCTTGGCCTGCTCGGGGTGTTCGGCGTGAGCAATTTCCTGTTCGCCATCGCCAGCATCCTGATCACGCCATTGGTGCTCTCGTTCGCCACGGAAATCCAATTGGGCGAGCAATTCGCCATCGGCGGCGCCGGCCTGTTCCTGGGCGGCTTGTTTATGACCATCAGCGGCGGCTTCAAACAGCGGGCGCGCGCCGCCCTGGCGTTTTACTGCATCGCCGGGCTGGCCCTGGCGCTGCACGGCGTGGCGGCCAATTTCTGGCTGGTGTGCGGCATGGGCTTTGTGTTCTTTTTGACCTTGCCGATCATCAACGCTTCGTTCGCCTCGGTCTGGCAGAGCAAAATCGCGCCGCACATGCTGGGGCGCTGCTTTGCGATTCAACGCGTGTTATCCGAATCCGCCATGCCGGTCGGCTATGTGCTGGCCGGGCCGCTGGCGGAAAACTGGTTTGACCCCATGCTCCAACCCGGCGGCGCGCTGGCCGCTTCGGTCGGCGCCGTGATCGGCGTCGGGGCCGGGCGCGGCGTCGGCCTGATTTTCATCGTGCTGGGACTGGCGATGTTGCTCACCGCCATGCTCGCGCTGGCGCAACCGGCGATCCGCTCGGTGGATCAACTGCCCGACCAGGCGCCGCCGGATGATGCGGCAGACAGCGCCCGCGCCAGTCCGGCATAA
- a CDS encoding DUF6875 domain-containing protein, with translation MPRLLRISEVLRNYAATHPMACIADWVHNYLAKAHPELGRKGPVCPFVPISLELDTIWMAEIPHNKPDLHAISDVILRYRDLFLESEPVSGADMLNKAFLVVFPNLGPEGASIVDEVQYHLKRHFVEKGMMLGEFHASNQSPGLRNPDFRPLRSPIPMLAMRYMVDSDLPFLAREDYPPELRTAYLRTYLARLGSDLSPAKFDEAMNAVIEAEIEKRLRQGKPLSNWYCSRCQASQEKQGVPA, from the coding sequence ATGCCGCGTTTGCTGCGCATATCAGAAGTCTTGCGCAACTATGCGGCGACGCATCCGATGGCGTGCATCGCCGACTGGGTGCACAACTACCTGGCCAAAGCGCATCCTGAACTGGGCCGCAAAGGCCCGGTCTGCCCCTTTGTGCCGATTTCACTGGAACTCGATACGATCTGGATGGCGGAAATTCCGCACAACAAACCGGATCTGCACGCAATCAGCGATGTGATTTTGCGTTATCGCGATCTGTTCCTGGAATCGGAGCCGGTGAGCGGCGCGGATATGCTGAACAAGGCCTTCCTGGTGGTGTTTCCCAATCTTGGCCCGGAAGGAGCCTCGATTGTGGATGAGGTGCAATACCATCTGAAACGGCATTTTGTCGAAAAAGGCATGATGCTGGGCGAATTCCACGCCAGCAACCAAAGCCCCGGCTTGCGCAATCCTGATTTCCGCCCCCTGCGCAGCCCGATTCCCATGCTGGCGATGCGCTATATGGTCGATTCCGACCTGCCGTTTCTGGCGCGCGAAGACTATCCGCCGGAATTGCGCACCGCCTATCTGCGCACCTATCTGGCGCGTCTGGGCAGCGATTTAAGCCCGGCCAAATTTGATGAAGCGATGAACGCCGTGATTGAGGCGGAAATTGAAAAACGTTTGCGCCAGGGCAAACCTTTGTCGAATTGGTATTGCAGCCGCTGCCAGGCATCACAGGAAAAACAGGGAGTGCCGGCATGA
- a CDS encoding FAD-dependent monooxygenase gives MSALHQEKQNGARIAIVGGGLAGSLLALALAQKGHAVDVYERRPDPRRQELAAGRSINLGLSKRGMQGLAMVGLLETVLQKAVVMSGRVIHAPDGATRYQPYGKNSNEVLHSIDRNELNLLLLEKALEHPNLRLFFEHKLERVDKARQTLYFEHAGKQVVVQPLWVVGADGAFSTMRRELQYGERADFHQEYLEWGYKELTLAAKPDGTSVIEKTALHVWPRSHCLFVSHPNRDSSHTLTLFLPHEGKDSFATVQTREDVAQLVQKYFPDLAPMLPNLQEQWMQHPTGALLTIRSAPWRYGDWAVLVGDACHAVYPFFGQGMNSAFEDCCTLMQTLQEHGFAAAPAFAAYEEKRRRHTDALCELSKRNFIELRQTVQSPWFLLRKKVDLLLNRIMPSSWLPLYTMIAHTTMPYADAWDKAKRQDRLLNATAIGLGGIGLWLTLYLTLGAR, from the coding sequence ATGAGCGCGCTGCATCAGGAAAAGCAAAACGGCGCGCGCATCGCGATTGTCGGCGGCGGGCTGGCCGGTTCGCTGCTGGCCCTCGCACTCGCGCAAAAGGGACATGCGGTGGATGTCTATGAACGGCGGCCCGATCCGCGCCGGCAGGAGCTGGCGGCAGGCCGCTCGATCAATCTGGGCTTATCCAAGCGCGGCATGCAGGGGCTGGCGATGGTCGGCTTGCTCGAAACCGTATTGCAAAAGGCGGTGGTGATGAGCGGGCGCGTGATCCATGCGCCGGACGGCGCGACCCGCTATCAGCCATATGGCAAAAACAGCAATGAGGTCTTGCATTCGATCGACCGGAATGAATTGAACCTGCTGTTGCTGGAAAAAGCGCTGGAACATCCGAATCTGCGCCTGTTTTTTGAACACAAGCTGGAACGGGTGGATAAGGCGCGCCAGACTTTGTATTTTGAACATGCCGGCAAACAGGTTGTGGTGCAACCCTTGTGGGTGGTCGGCGCGGATGGCGCGTTTTCCACCATGCGCCGCGAATTGCAATACGGCGAGCGGGCCGATTTCCACCAGGAATATCTGGAATGGGGCTATAAGGAATTGACGCTGGCGGCCAAGCCCGACGGCACATCCGTGATTGAAAAAACCGCCTTGCATGTGTGGCCGCGCAGCCATTGCCTGTTTGTCTCGCACCCGAACCGGGACAGCTCACACACCCTGACCCTGTTTTTGCCGCATGAGGGCAAAGACAGCTTCGCCACGGTGCAAACGCGCGAAGATGTGGCGCAGCTGGTGCAAAAATACTTCCCCGACCTGGCCCCGATGCTGCCCAATCTGCAAGAGCAATGGATGCAACACCCGACCGGGGCCTTGCTCACCATCCGCAGCGCCCCATGGCGCTATGGAGATTGGGCGGTGCTGGTGGGCGACGCCTGCCATGCGGTGTATCCCTTCTTCGGCCAGGGCATGAATTCCGCGTTTGAGGATTGCTGCACCCTGATGCAAACGCTGCAAGAACACGGCTTCGCAGCGGCCCCGGCGTTTGCCGCGTATGAGGAAAAACGCCGCCGCCACACCGATGCGCTGTGCGAATTATCCAAACGCAACTTCATTGAGCTGCGTCAGACCGTGCAATCGCCCTGGTTCTTGCTGCGCAAGAAAGTCGATCTGCTGTTAAACCGCATCATGCCCTCCAGCTGGCTGCCGCTGTACACCATGATTGCGCACACCACCATGCCGTATGCCGATGCATGGGACAAAGCCAAACGCCAAGACCGGCTCTTGAACGCCACCGCCATCGGCCTGGGCGGCATCGGTTTATGGCTGACTCTTTATCTGACCCTGGGAGCACGTTAA
- a CDS encoding glycosyltransferase family 87 protein, producing MQSMTLSAGLAAARERMVLGGLLACFLAILSVVFLNVWLAKPALWTLLAALPALAASPALARRLSPGLDGLALRHPLLSMLWLLIAIALMLRFAGLALYMSNPDLPQGSVFWFDDFYINHSCFSAYWKADQLAQSNTANIYLLTPYEGMEGRFKLDEFLYPPQFLLLPRALSWLGLNFLQMRALWFVLDALLLAGVMLALCAWIGGAVGRRLGLLLPLLWLGFPILITLQTGNYQVQALALAVLAMILFERNRNLSGGALMALALFKIFPGILCLVLLLQKRWRAVGATIAFSLLYLGAGALIIGSQHYQTFLGYQMPRMSSAEHWAWLMLDGLEGVVAINHSVPALLLKARILFGWKDIGMAHVAQLAWLWSLAVIALGAVAGWRLRHADLPRSQTAALWISLLALGALRSAFVPDDYAMVPMIWLWGISAAVYWGPQAGRNALLILLWLACATVLPFARFDPAQSGVLMLVSTLCQFITLSLCLWSVCYRRAHQA from the coding sequence ATGCAAAGTATGACTTTAAGCGCGGGCCTTGCCGCCGCACGCGAACGGATGGTGTTGGGCGGCTTGCTGGCCTGCTTTCTGGCCATTTTGAGCGTGGTTTTTTTAAATGTCTGGCTGGCCAAGCCTGCGCTGTGGACTTTGCTGGCGGCGTTGCCGGCGCTGGCCGCCAGCCCGGCGCTGGCGCGCCGCCTGTCGCCCGGGCTGGACGGCCTGGCCTTGCGTCATCCGCTGCTGTCCATGTTGTGGTTGCTGATTGCGATTGCGCTGATGCTGCGCTTTGCCGGTCTGGCGCTGTATATGAGCAATCCCGATCTGCCGCAAGGCTCGGTGTTCTGGTTTGATGATTTTTATATCAATCACAGCTGTTTTTCAGCGTATTGGAAAGCCGATCAGCTGGCCCAGTCGAATACCGCCAATATTTATCTGCTGACGCCGTATGAGGGCATGGAGGGACGCTTCAAACTCGATGAATTTCTGTATCCGCCGCAATTTCTGCTGCTGCCGCGCGCCCTGTCCTGGCTTGGTCTGAACTTTTTGCAAATGCGCGCGCTCTGGTTTGTGCTCGACGCCTTGCTGCTGGCCGGCGTCATGCTGGCGCTGTGCGCCTGGATCGGCGGCGCCGTTGGCCGCCGGCTTGGCTTGCTGTTGCCGCTGCTGTGGCTGGGCTTTCCGATTCTGATCACGCTGCAAACCGGCAATTACCAGGTGCAGGCGCTGGCCTTGGCCGTGCTGGCGATGATACTGTTTGAGCGCAATCGCAATCTGAGCGGCGGCGCGCTGATGGCGCTGGCTTTGTTCAAAATCTTCCCCGGCATTTTATGTCTGGTGCTGTTGCTGCAAAAACGCTGGCGCGCAGTCGGCGCAACCATCGCCTTTTCCCTGCTGTATCTGGGGGCCGGCGCGCTGATCATCGGCAGCCAGCACTATCAAACCTTCCTCGGCTATCAAATGCCGCGCATGTCCAGCGCAGAACACTGGGCCTGGCTGATGTTGGACGGCTTGGAAGGGGTGGTGGCGATCAACCATTCCGTGCCGGCCCTGCTGCTCAAAGCGCGCATTTTGTTTGGCTGGAAAGACATCGGCATGGCGCATGTGGCGCAGCTGGCCTGGCTGTGGAGTCTGGCCGTGATTGCGCTGGGGGCCGTGGCCGGCTGGCGCTTGCGCCACGCCGATTTGCCGCGCAGTCAGACTGCCGCGCTGTGGATCAGCCTGTTGGCCCTGGGCGCGCTGCGCAGCGCCTTCGTGCCGGATGATTACGCCATGGTTCCCATGATCTGGCTGTGGGGCATCAGCGCTGCCGTGTATTGGGGGCCGCAGGCGGGCCGCAACGCCTTGCTGATCCTGCTTTGGCTGGCCTGCGCCACCGTGCTGCCCTTCGCCCGGTTTGATCCGGCCCAGAGCGGCGTTCTGATGCTGGTCTCTACTCTGTGTCAATTCATCACACTGTCCCTGTGTTTGTGGTCAGTGTGTTATCGTCGCGCCCACCAGGCGTAA